A window from Cydia strobilella chromosome 9, ilCydStro3.1, whole genome shotgun sequence encodes these proteins:
- the LOC134744004 gene encoding juvenile hormone esterase-like, translating into MRYMLVPSAALLLFVVQGTANVLVEVNEGTLEGTYEQNEYGGSFYSFKAIPYALPPVGDLRFKAPLPPTSWQGVRSAKEVSSVCYQVNLLAFEVNGTGSEDCLYLNVYTPDVNPTELLPVMFWIHGGGFFSGNGGDMDFGPEFLVRHDVVYVAINYRLDILGFLSLDIEEVPGNAGLKDQAAALLWVKDNIRQFGGDPDKVTIFGESAGAASVTYHMISPMSKGLFKRAIAQSASPIAHWPRIMEPREKAITFARKLGFTSTDPHEIYEYLKSLPVETIVKLSVPVTIDEQAIIPMSTNFATVIEKDFGNGEAFLTEDLIEALEKGIHEDVDVMSGYTEHEGIFGLVLRGHNENVFKYGEFLEFFCPLELRYHCNKKQILEIGRQMRNRYINDDLVTEEKIWDIITYLSLEDFMFDAIRWQKIIAQSGSNKFYFYKFTCKSELNIMTDLFGMRGLLGPGTFVTHADDLMYLFPPKLYPIEVALNSTEFRMIETVTTLWTNFAKYGNPTPDESLGAHWAPYTIQNQDYLDIGEQLVPGTEPDKEHVEFWEEIYKKYLPERSSGRMDTGNALLIVGLFFISKKIGGM; encoded by the exons ATGCGTTACATGTTGGTTCCGAGCGCAGCGTTATTGCTGTTTGTGGTGCAAGGGACAGCAAATGTACTAGTGGAAGTGAACGAGGGCACGCTGGAGGGAACGTATGAGCAGAATGAGTACGGAGGTTCTTTCTACAGCTTTAAAGCTATCCCTTATGCCCTACCGCCGGTTGGAGATCTCAGGTTTAAA GCCCCACTACCCCCCACATCTTGGCAGGGAGTAAGAAGTGCCAAAGAAGTGAGCTCCGTCTGCTATCAAGTCAATCTATTAGCTTTCGAAGTCAATGGCACGGGTAGTGAAGACTGCCTCTATCTAAACGTCTATACTCCAGACGTGAACCCAACAGAATTACTCCCAGTCATGTTCTGGATACATGGCGGGGGTTTCTTCAGTGGAAACGGAGGCGACATGGATTTCGGTCCGGAGTTTCTAGTGAGACATGACGTCGTCTACGTCGCTATTAACTACAGACTTGACATCCTAGGCTTCCTCTCTCTGGACATAGAAGAAGTTCCCGGCAATGCTGGCCTGAAAGACCAGGCCGCCGCTCTACTGTGGGTCAAAGATAATATAAGACAATTCGGAGGCGACCCAGATAAAGTTACTATTTTCGGCGAAAGCGCCGGAGCGGCTAGCGTGACCTACCATATGATTTCGCCCATGTCTAAAGGCCTGTTTAAAAGAGCGATCGCTCAGAGCGCTTCGCCTATCGCCCATTGGCCTCGGATAATGGAACCGAGAGAAAAAGCTATAACTTTCGCTAGAAAATTAGGTTTTACATCCACTGATCCACATGAGATTTACGAATATCTCAAATCTCTTCCTGTGGAAACTATTGTTAAATTGAGCGTTCCGGTAACCATCGACGAACAAGCAATTATACCTATGTCTACTAATTTTGCCACCGTGATTGAAAAAGATTTCGGCAATGGTGAGGCCTTTTTAACGGAAGATCTGATTGAGGCTCTCGAGAAAGGCATCCACGAGGATGTGGACGTGATGTCTGGGTACACGGAACACGAGGGCATATTCGGCTTGGTGCTAAGAGGGCATAACGAAAACGTTTTTAAGTATGGTGAATTTTTAGAATTCTTCTGTCCTTTAGAGCTCCGATACCATTGCAACAAGAAACAAATACTGGAAATCGGAAGGCAAATGAGGAATCGTTATATAAATGACGATCTGGTAACCGAAGAGAAAATTTGGGATATCATTACGTATCTGTCTTTAGAGGATTTCATGTTTGACGCGATTCGCTGGCAGAAGATTATAGCACAGAGTGGCAGTAATAAGTTTTACTTTTACAAGTTCACTTGCAAGTCGGAGTTGAACATAATGACTGACTTGTTTGGGATGCGGGGTCTGCTCGGGCCAGGGACATTCGTGACGCACGCGGATGATCTCATGTACCTGTTCCCGCCGAAACTGTACCCAATAGAGGTCGCTTTGAACTCGACGGAGTTCAGAATGATTGAGACAGTAACGACGCTTTGGACCAACTTCGCTAAATACGG AAACCCCACACCGGACGAAAGCCTAGGCGCTCACTGGGCCCCCTACACCATCCAAAACCAGGACTACCTGGACATTGGAGAGCAACTCGTTCCCGGCACGGAACCCGACAAGGAACACGTAGAGTTCTGGGAGGAAATATACAAGAAATACCTTCCTGAGAGAAGTTCGGGGAGGATGGATACAGGAAACGCTCTCCTGATTGTTGGATTGTTTTTTATCAGTAAAAAGATTGGTGGTATGTAA
- the LOC134744470 gene encoding cholinesterase 2-like, with product MFWIHGGGFFRGNGGDMDYGPEFLVRHDVVYVAINYRLHILGFLSLDIEEVPGNAGLKDQVAALRWVKNNIRKFGGDPDKVTIFGESAGAASVTYHLISPMSKGLFKRAIAQSASPIAHWPRIKQPREKAITFARKVGFTSTDPHEIYEFLKSLPVETTVKLSVPVTIDEQAIIPMSTNFATVIEKDFGNGEAFLTEDLIEALEKGIHEDVDVMSGYTEHEGIFGLRLRGNNENVFKYAEFLEFFCPLELRYHCNKKQILEIGRQMRNRYIKDDLVTEEKIWDIITYLSLEDFMFDAIRWQKIIAQSGSNKFYFYKFTCKSELNIMTDLFGIDRGLLGPGTFVTHADDLMYLFPPKLYPIEVALNSTEFRMIETVTTLWTNFAKYG from the coding sequence ATGTTCTGGATACATGGTGGGGGTTTCTTCCGTGGAAACGGAGGCGACATGGACTACGGCCCGGAGTTTCTAGTGAGACATGACGTCGTCTACGTCGCTATCAACTACAGACTTCACATCCTCGGCTTCCTCTCTCTGGACATAGAAGAAGTGCCCGGCAATGCTGGCCTGAAAGACCAGGTCGCCGCTCTACGGTGGGtcaaaaataatataagaaaattCGGAGGCGACCCAGATAAAGTAACTATTTTCGGCGAAAGCGCCGGAGCGGCTAGCGTGACCTACCATTTGATTTCGCCCATGTCTAAAGGCCTGTTTAAAAGAGCGATCGCTCAGAGCGCTTCGCCTATCGCCCATTGGCCTCGGATAAAGCAACCGAGAGAAAAAGCTATAACTTTCGCTAGAAAAGTTGGTTTTACATCGACTGATCCACATGAGATTTACGAATTTCTCAAATCTCTTCCTGTGGAAACTACTGTCAAATTGAGCGTTCCAGTAACCATCGACGAACAAGCAATTATACCTATGTCTACTAATTTTGCCACCGTAATTGAAAAAGATTTCGGCAATGGTGAGGCCTTTTTAACGGAAGATCTGATTGAGGCTCTCGAGAAAGGCATCCACGAGGATGTGGACGTGATGTCTGGGTACACGGAACACGAGGGCATATTCGGCTTGAGGCTAAGAGGGAATAACGAAAACGTTTTCAAGTATGCTGAATTTTTGGAATTCTTCTGTCCTTTAGAGCTCCGATACCATTGCAACAAGAAACAAATACTGGAAATCGGGAGGCAAATGAGGAATCGTTATATAAAAGACGATCTGGTAACTGAAGAGAAAATTTGGGATATCATTACGTATCTGTCTTTAGAGGATTTCATGTTTGACGCGATTCGCTGGCAGAAGATTATAGCACAGAGTGGCAGTAATAAGTTTTACTTTTACAAGTTCACTTGCAAGTCGGAGTTGAACATAATGACTGACTTGTTTGGGATAGACCGGGGTCTGCTCGGGCCAGGGACGTTTGTGACCCACGCGGATGACCTCATGTACCTGTTCCCGCCGAAACTGTACCCAATCGAGGTCGCTTTGAACTCGACGGAGTTCAGAATGATTGAGACAGTGACGACGCTTTGGACCAACTTCGCTAAATACGGGTAA